GGAAATGCATTTAAAGGTGATTTAGGAACGTCATTTACATATTATCCTAGAAAAGCTACAGAATTAATAGCTCCTGTAATACCTTGGACATTAATGCTATTGCTACCAGCAACAGTAGTTGCTTGGTTTTTAGGAAACACTTTAGGTGCTTTTGCAGCATATAAGAGAAACAGTTGGTTTGATAAAGGAGTATTAACTACATCGCTTATAATTTCACAAATACCTTATTATTGGCTCGGAATGTTATTGGTATTCTTTTTTGCTGTTAAATTGAATTGGTTACCAGCGCAAGGCGCATACTCTCAAGGTTTAATTCCATCCTTTACATGGGATTTCATAGCAGATGCGGCTAAACATTATATTTTACCTTTTTTATCAATAGTTATTTCTGCTACTGGCGGATGGGCTGTTGGGACTAGATTACTTGTTATTAATGAACTCGGAAGCGACTATGTAAGATTTGCTGAATATGTTGGAATGAAAGAGAAAACAATATTCAATTATGTATATAGAAATTCTTTACTTCCACAAATAACTGGATTAGCTCTTAGTTTAGGTGGAGCGCTAGGCGGATCATTAATTACTGAAATAGTATTTAATTATCCAGGTACTGGTTATTTGCTTTTTAAAGCTTTAACTACTCTTGATTATCCTTTAATTCAAGGTACATTTGTTATTTTAATTGCATCTATATATTTAACAAACTTCTTTGTTGACTTTATTTATGCATTAATTGATCCAAGAATAAGACTAGGTCAGGAGGCATAAACATGTTTAAAACAATGATTTCTCCATTATTTAAAAATAAAAAATTTTTAATAGGTTTATCAATATTTATTATTTTTATTATTTTAGGATTATTAGGACCTATTGTATATAATGTTGATCCTACAGAAATGACATGGGATTTTGAACAAGCTCCATCATCTGTTCATCCTTTAGGAACTGATACATATGGGAGAGATGTTTTAGCTCAATTATTCTCAGGTATTAGATCATCATTATATATAGGTTTAATTGCTGCTACTATTTCTTTAGTGATAGGATTATTAATTGGTACATTTTCTGCAGTTAAGGGCGGAGTTGTTGATGATGTATTAATGAGCGTTACTAATGTAGTTTTAACAACTCCTTCTATTTTAATTGCAATATTAATTGCTAGTTACTTAAAGGTAAGAAGTGTTGAAGTTATTGGTTTAATATTAGGTTTTTTCCAATGGCCTTGGTTTGCAAGAGCTATTAGAGCACAATTAATGAGTGTTATGTCAAGAGAATATGTTTATTTATCTAAAATGGCTGGATACTCTGATTTTAAATTAATAATTGAAGATTTAATTCCAACTATTGCAACATATACATTTATGAGTTTTGTTTTATTTATAAACGGTGGTATTATGGGTGAAGCTGGTTTAAGTTTAATAGGACTTGGACCTACAAAAGGTATTTCTTTAGGTATTATGTTGCAATGGTCAACTTTAATGGATGCTGTTAGAAGAGGATTATGGTGGTGGTTTATTCCACCAGGAGTCGCAATAGTAGCCATCACAGCCTCATTACTTGTTTTAAGTACTGCAATGGACGAAGTATTCAATCCAAGACTTAGGGAGGAGTAAGAATGGCTGAAAAAATATTAATTGCAAAAAATGTGAAAGCTTATTATAGAAAGGGTACAAAATATGTAAAAGCTGTTGATAATGTAAATCTTGATATATATGAAGGTGAAATAATTGGTATTGTAGGAGAATCAGGATGCGGAAAAACTACATTAACCGATGTTCTACAAATGAATATCTTAAAACCTTTAACATTAATTGAAGGTAGCATAGAATTTAAAACTAAAAATGGTTATGTTGATATTTCAAAATTATCAAGAGAAGAAGTGAAAGAAAAATATTGGGGAACAGAATTAGCTAGAATTCCTCAGGCATCTATGAATGCATTAATGCCTACAATAAAAATTAAAAAGTATGTAGAACATTTAGCTAAGTCTCATAATATAAATCCAAAAGATCTATTAGAAAAAGCAAAAGAAAGAATCAAAAAAGTTGGCTTAAAAGAAGATGTTTTAGAAATGTATCCATTTGAGTTAAGTGGTGGAATGAGACAAAGAGCTGTTATTGCTGTTGGAACTTTGCTTGATCCACATTTACTTGTAGCGGATGAACCTACTTCTGCATTAGATGTTGTAAATCAAAAAATGTTTTTAAAAGCGTTAAAACAATTTAAAAATGAGGGTATTGTAAAAAGTGTTTTATTTATAACACATGATATTGCTACTATCAGGCAACTTGCAGATAGAATGTTAATTATGTATGCAGGAAAAATTGCTGAAATTGGAAATACAGATGACATGGTAAACGAAGCTTATCATCCTTATTCAAAAGGTTTATTTAATTCTGTACTTACACCTGAGCCTGAAATTAAAAAAAGAGGTATTGTTACTATACCAGGAGCCCCTCCAAATTTATTGGAGCCGCCTAGCGGTTGTAGATTCCATCCTAGATGCCCACATGTTATGGAAATATGCAAAACTAAAGAACCTACAGTTAAAGAATTTGAAAACGGTAGAAAAATAGCTTGTTTCTTGTATTCGGAGGGATCAAAATGAATAGACTAGAAGTGAAAAATATTTCAAAAACATATGTAATGGGGTTTGTTTCAAAAAGATATATTCATGCTGTAAAAAATGCTTCATTTGAAGTTAAAGAAAAAGAATTAGTATCTATTGTTGGAGAAAGTGGGTCTGGTAAATCAACTATTGCAAAAATGGTTTTAGGATTATTATCTCCTAGTGAAGGAGAAATAATTTTTGATGGAAAAAATATTAAAGACTATAAATCTAAAAATGAAATAAAAGAATTCAGAAGAAATCTTCATGCGGTTTTCCAAGATCCTTTTGCAAGTTATAATCCATTTTATCCTG
Above is a genomic segment from Marinitoga sp. 38H-ov containing:
- a CDS encoding ABC transporter permease, producing the protein MNNSSKAFIKYIGRKLLFLVITYIISITIVFILPRVIPGNPLSQILSGLSRTGQSNPDAIRAAEKALMEQYGIGKPWYVQYFEFLGNAFKGDLGTSFTYYPRKATELIAPVIPWTLMLLLPATVVAWFLGNTLGAFAAYKRNSWFDKGVLTTSLIISQIPYYWLGMLLVFFFAVKLNWLPAQGAYSQGLIPSFTWDFIADAAKHYILPFLSIVISATGGWAVGTRLLVINELGSDYVRFAEYVGMKEKTIFNYVYRNSLLPQITGLALSLGGALGGSLITEIVFNYPGTGYLLFKALTTLDYPLIQGTFVILIASIYLTNFFVDFIYALIDPRIRLGQEA
- a CDS encoding ABC transporter permease, coding for MFKTMISPLFKNKKFLIGLSIFIIFIILGLLGPIVYNVDPTEMTWDFEQAPSSVHPLGTDTYGRDVLAQLFSGIRSSLYIGLIAATISLVIGLLIGTFSAVKGGVVDDVLMSVTNVVLTTPSILIAILIASYLKVRSVEVIGLILGFFQWPWFARAIRAQLMSVMSREYVYLSKMAGYSDFKLIIEDLIPTIATYTFMSFVLFINGGIMGEAGLSLIGLGPTKGISLGIMLQWSTLMDAVRRGLWWWFIPPGVAIVAITASLLVLSTAMDEVFNPRLREE
- a CDS encoding ABC transporter ATP-binding protein, whose amino-acid sequence is MAEKILIAKNVKAYYRKGTKYVKAVDNVNLDIYEGEIIGIVGESGCGKTTLTDVLQMNILKPLTLIEGSIEFKTKNGYVDISKLSREEVKEKYWGTELARIPQASMNALMPTIKIKKYVEHLAKSHNINPKDLLEKAKERIKKVGLKEDVLEMYPFELSGGMRQRAVIAVGTLLDPHLLVADEPTSALDVVNQKMFLKALKQFKNEGIVKSVLFITHDIATIRQLADRMLIMYAGKIAEIGNTDDMVNEAYHPYSKGLFNSVLTPEPEIKKRGIVTIPGAPPNLLEPPSGCRFHPRCPHVMEICKTKEPTVKEFENGRKIACFLYSEGSK